CGGCAATGATTCATTCACAAGACCGAAACGACAATACGGACTACTGCCTTGTACATCGAGAGGCGGCACAAATCCAGACTCTCTTCCCCTCTTGGCGGTCCGAGCGACATCCTAACAAAAACGTGTTGCTCCCGACTCCGAGGTCAGCGTCGCATCCAATCTAGGGTCCCATTCCGACTGCGAGAtgccggcgggctggggaaatgcgcctcggcgcccgtaATGGCACATCCCCCACCCGGTCACGGGGGTGCTTCTCCCACTTCATGGAAGTCGGGTCTGGTCATTGTGAAGCACGCCGAGATTCCGACTTGGACGCCTGGATGCTACTACCTTACTACTGCTGGGTGCCTGCAGTGCCTGGCTTTCGCACTTGCATCAAGTAGGTAACTTGGTACCTCGTCGATCACGGTTTTCCAGAGGCCCAGTACCCCGATCAGGCAACGGAACAGGTACTAACCCTTACCCTTCGCTCTGGTGGTGATTTTTAAACTTCAGACGCATTGATACATCGGGGAAGGAGCGGCCATGAGCGAGTAACTCCACGGAGATGAGGGATATGCGGGTCAATCATGAAGTGgatgtcgtcgttgggcAGCTTCGGGTACGAGTCTCCCACATCATGCGTGTCTGCCTTCCCGCAGCTGATCGGTTCAAGCAGCCAAGATCCCAGCAATACAAGGAaacggccggcgccgctcaGGCCCGCAGGGCAGAATGAATGTACAGCATACCTAGTACCGTCTACCGCCAACGTAGCTTGGTTTGTACAAAATACCTACCTGGATCCTGGCATGGGAAACCGCGATGCCCTCCAAGCGTTCCTTCCAATCTGAATCTGATggaggcggcaggcgcaATTGGCACTCGACTGCCAGGTGGCACGAGGCTCGAGAACCTCTGTGGCTAGGCAGGCTAGCTGGCCCCCATCACATCACAGCCCGCGGCGCAAGGCACCGCAAGGCACCACCGCACCACGGCTACACCACTGGAGCACAGCACCCGTCATCACACTGGGCACCGTGATAATGACAGCTAAGGTatgtacctacctacctaccttacctcaCCTGACTTTGGGCAGTAGCGCCTGACATCACCGCACAGTCAAACCGGCATCATATCGCCGTAACCGCTGAGCCGGCCCTCACCCAGGCCAGGTCAGGGCACCAAGACAGGCGCGAAGCACCCCATTCATCTCTTTGCCCAAGGCGCAGCTCTGCGCCCTGCCTGCGTCGAAACGAGATCCGAGTCTGCCctggcacggcgccgcctctccaCAGCTCGACTGGGCTCCCTGGGCCGATTCCAGATCCGAGCTGATTGATGTCCTGCTTTCCGCAACCGAGCTCGCTCACAAACCCAGACCAAAGTTGGCCGCATTGTCGGCATGGTCTGCTATTAGCACTCCATCGGCGAAcgagggagcggcggctTATCTCGGGACCCCTTGCGCCGATTGATGACGCCCAACCCCGGtcggtcgacgtcgacggccagaGTCTCATGGACACTCGTCGGCAGTTagcaccatccatccacgtGGTCAGCTTCAAGAGCCCATAGTCACCGGCTGCCCTGGAGTCTGTCTCATCAAGCGGCGCGTGTCGCCGGGCCGTTCCAACGGTTCCAGCTTGGTGGCTCGTGGCCGTTGACTGCTCGCAAAACACATCACAGTACGGTTCCTCAGCAGCTTGCTTCCAAATCTCATACTACCCAGTGTGTCTGGAGGATAGCCTTCATTGGCTCTTGCATCCAGACCCAAGGCGGCCGTGCATCCAGGAGCACATACGTACGTTTTGGCCAATGGACCAGCACACGCGCCCAGTTATCGTGTTATCCATGAGACTGATGCCAACTTCTGTACCACCGCCATCTCGGAGGCGCTCTGCGATGACGACCTTTCCTCGTCACTCGAAATTAGCGGCGTTTTGTGCTCCGCCTCAAATCGACGCCCTGGTCAGGCTTTTGGAAGCGCGCGACTCAACCTGTCTCCCACCGCCGCACCAAGCGAACTGAAATATTGCCGCGTTCTGCGTGGGCTTTGACGGGAGCGATCCGAGACCAGCTCGGACATCGGGGGAGATTGCATGTTTGGCCGGGTTGGTGGATGCCCAGCCTTGGACACTCCGAGCCCAACGATCGCGTTCACGGAACATAAGCGCAGCGCATACTCAGTTTGTTCTTGCTCCCCCGTCCACCGCTGTGGCAACTTCTTTCAGGTACGCTTGCATTACAATCATCTCCGCCAGCAGGTCTCTTGCTTTTCGCACGCATCACCCACAGGGACTCTGACAGCCTCCGGCGAGTGGGGGTGCTCGTTTCCATATGGCCAAAACGAGGGCCTCTCCCGCAACCCCCTAGAGCTTAGTGACTCAAGGCCACCAGGCTCGTCTGGTCGGTCAAGAATCGTTGCTGGCCCCCAGATCCACTTCGCAGGTGAAATGCACGGACTGGCGTTATTTGGTTGTGCTGTCTCACCGCCAAAGCTCTATGAATGCGACTTGTTCCTTCTTACAACATCGATGGCGAAGGCCGTTGATGCAGATGCCGAGCAGCACAACACGTGTTTGCGAGCCTCTGAGCATCGTTCTCCGGCCACTCATTATCCATGTTGCCGTGAGCCTCGATCACCAAGGCTGGCAGTCGCCAGCATGATGGTGCCACGCCTGCAGCTCTAGGTAGGCCGGCCTTCCCAATACAGGAACCGGTCAAGCAGCGGCTACAAGGGTGAAGACCTCGGTCTGCCTGCATCGGTCAACCGCCGCAGATGTCGTGCGCGATCCTCGGCGCAGTTCAGCATCTGATCATGACGGAGCCGATCCACCAGGGCAACCTCTGGGCCTCCGAGTCAAGATCGTCCAAGCTTTGGCCGTTGAGCGTGGCCCATCGGGTGGCGCGGTTTGCCCCTGTCAGTCGCGAAACGCTCATGGCGGCCCCCAAACGAGCCTGCCGCGGAAGCCGCGTCCCTGGCCCATGGAACAGCCAGATGGCCCGTCAGGGATGTTCATCGGTCGGGCCCTGTCGttgcaggcggcgcagcccaAGTTTGTCAGCCGTGTCGCAGGAGAGGCTCTTTGCCATTGCCAGCCGCGCCAGGCGTGCAATGCTCGCAGCAGCGACTCAGTTGGGAAAACCAGCACACTGCGGCGTGACAGTGACATACAGGGTCCGCTTGGAGTTCCCGCCAGACCACTTGCACAGGGTGGTGACAGGGCGTGCATGAGCCGCCTGGATTCGTAGCAACACCATGATGTTGATGGCAAGCAGGCTCGTGGCTTGCTGAAATCTTTGGGACACAGCTTGACCCATGGCATTAGCGGTTCCTGTCGATCTACGGCCGACGCGGGCTGTCTGACGGACAGAAATGCGGCGGCTTGGAACACGTTGGTTGACACCCGTCCGTCGTTCGCCCTGTATCGCTTCTGGAAGGCTGCGAGAACGGCACCTCTACAAGGGTCATTATCATGGACCTTGTttcgaggcggcgaggatgggaGTCACCCTTCAGGCCTGGTGGATCGACAGATTCGCCCAATGAGCAGCCGTCCCAGCGTCCCGTTTCTGAGTCCCCAGAACGCGGACCGTATCCCGCTGGCAGCTGCCCTCACACCTATTTGGGAAGTAGTTGCCGCAGCCTGCCGTAGTATCGGGGGGTTCCGAAGTCGTCATTGTAAAGAGTTCTACAGCCATCAGCGTGGACATCGCGGCGAGTGGTGGCATCAACCCACTGTGCAAAGACACTTGGGCGCGCACCTTGATCATGGCGAGCTTGACGTGAAGGCGTCACGTTTCTGCAGATCCTCTGAGACCACGGTCAACGCAGTCTGCCCAGCGGCCGAGAGTTATTGCCGGTTGCCAGACTGGAGAAGGGGACACACCTGGAGACACGGATGGCCCACCTGTCAGCGCGTCAGGGCTTGCAGGCTTCCTGGTTCCCATGATCTCGACACGCTGGGCCTGCCCAGATGTGGAGAATGGCGtcagcgccggcggggagGTGTCAAATTCGTCTCTTGCCATGTCTCTTGGCGAGCTGAGACATTTCAAGACCAGTCTTTCCGCAAACAACAAACGTCGAGATATCTCTTCTGgtagtcgccgccgctggatATTTTCGGGCTCCATCCGCCACCCGGTCGTGCGCAGCATCGTCGGATCTCTCCATGTGTAGCCGGTGGAGACTTGACGGGCTGCCCCCCGCTGGCTGAGGGAAACCCAAAAgggggcgggccggcgcgAAGACGGGCCACACGTTGAGCGGAGGCCAATGCGGAGCCGGCGCAGTGCACGCGGGATCATgctaccgccgcctcctcacGACGTAGAGGAGAGTTACTTTGAATCGCTGGCTCGGCATCTATCGGGGTGATCGCCGAGTGGGAGGAATGTCGCCGCACTTGTCACCGAGCCCCCGTGTTGTTTTCCGAAACTGCATATCCTCCCCGACCTAcacgcctcgtcgtctcgctcggGGCGGCATGCCACTCGTATCTCGTTCCATCCAACTCGGCTACCCAGCGTTCATCGACAGATGTATCCTTTACATGACTGGCGCTGCAAGAGCTGCTGCGCATTTGCagccggggggcggggggacTGTCACTCACTCCCAGGAGCACCCAGactacgccgccgcgcatCAGTCGGCCTCAATCAATCACGACCAAGCGTCCTGGGAAAGAAGATGCGCCTGACACCAGCGAGGGTGGCCCCGTCTGTCCTTGCTAGCTTGTCAGCCGGGGTCGTTTTCAACCATCGTCCCTGAGTGGCCGGCACCGTTTCTCTCACAAGAGCGCCACCAATGGATTCCTTTGCCTGTCGCCCTCCGCTCACCATAATGCCCTGGTCCGCCCAACACGGACTGGCCTCGAGCTTACGGGGATGGCATTTCGGCATGATGGACGAAGGCATCACGCAACGAAATCCCAGCGCTCGTTGGCTCCGCGCTAACCTTCCCGTCCCTAGCACCTCCCAACTGAGTGGTTAaggccgcccacgccccgTCTCGCCAAGACTATTAGCCGCCCGACGGGACGGTGCTGTTGACTTGTCTCCACGGAGCAAGAGCCTGTCTGTCTCTACGGATGTTCGCCGACCAGCCGACCGGTTCGTAATGGCCTCAGACTCGAAGCGGGTGACATCGGCGTGGCAGGCGGACCGCTCGGCTACGCGTGGGGAGTGAAGCGGTTGATAACTGACCAAACCTCAACCTCGCAGACCCCGAGACAATGAAGACATGCAGCAATGCAGCAGGCCAAGGATTGCTCTTATTCCACGAGCAGGAGCTTACTATTACTCATGTTTCGACTCCGCTCGGCCGACAGCGACTGTCAGGGCTCCCCCATGAGCGTCATAAGGTTAACTGCTGGGAAGGACACTCGATGCCGCACTGCCACTTCCAGTAACAGTAACGAGCAGAGATAGGAGGCCCAGCGTCATCTCATCTACCGGGATGTGTTCGCGGAGTTCTTGGCGATCCCCGCCCCAAAGTGTTCTCCGGCCCTGCCCGCGGAGACGTTTCCCCCTCCTCGGGGATTGCTCTGACGGAGGCAGCAAGAGGCCAGCCTTTCAGCCTACTGCTGACAATCCATTCTGGAAGTCGTGAATTGTGCTACGACGGAGTGAGCTGTAATGGCCATTGTCGTTGTGAGAACGGGGGGCGTCTTCGCTGAATCTGGCGCAGCTGCAACAAACTGCAACGGTCTTGTCTTGGCCGCAACCTCCATTGGTCCCAACTGCCGAACCCCATGTGCCCTCGTCTTGCCGCCCCTCGTTTTGGGTCAGGGTTCCGAATGACATGTTGCAGAGCTGCAAGAAAATCCGCGGTTGTCTTCTGCGTTTCAAAAGCATCTCCTCGGGCCAATGAAGCGCGCCGTACGAAGCACACCTTCCCAACCACCAGGTTATGAACCCGGAATCTGGACCgtgggcagcgtcggcgacgagcccgcaCCGTGGCATGGTATCACCagcgtccatccatcccacaCTCCCAGGTACGCACGCTTCGGCCTTCCTTTCACGGCGACACGTAACCACATAGGCCGCCCGAGCACCCGCATCGAGACCTCTGCAAGGGGGGTCTTGCGGCCTTTATGCCGAGTGAGATGTCAGTTACTACATACTAttactactaccactaccaGCACGTGCGACTCGCAGCGTGAGGCGGAAGGGGCCTCGGCCCCCTCGTCGCGTCTTGTGCTTCAGTGATTGGCGGCTACAGACTGGTCGTTGgttgttgacggcgccgcgggggcggAAATGGAGGGCGGGGGATACGTAAGGGAGGGGATCGCcttatcgtcgtcgtcatcgccgccgccgggttGTTGTGGGCAGACTAGAGGGACAGTCatggcaagggcggcgacagcaaaAGCAAAAGAGAAAAGCGAAAGCACTATTGCGTTGCAGCAGCCGGATTGCACAAAGTCAACACGCCAGATCAGAAAAGGGGGCAGCGGTTCCTGGGAAGAACTGGTTAAATGGCAGCTATAGGAATGAGTGATGGATAGTCGGATCTTGGGGTGATTAGAAGAAAACTCCACGACACGACTTAGCCATTGTCCCGAGCACATAGCACGTCATGGAGGGCAATGAATGACAGAGCAGTGTCGAGTATGGTATAGAACGTCTAAGTTCATCATCCCCCGTATATGTATAGTCTAATCAGGCCCAGCCAAAGAGACATCTAGCTAAATACGTATGAAAACAGATAGCACCCTTGTGGAAGCGTTGGCACAACGcatgggggaggagggcaccAAAGAAACACAATCCTAAACGTAGTTTGCCGTCTAACCGTCCAAAAAGGCCTCAATCTCGTCGCGGAGCTGCGCCAGATGCCGcgccagcttctcctccttggcccTCACAGCGCAGTACGAGACGTCCACGACCTCGGAAAACATGGAGCTGCAGTCGCCGCCAggaccgctgccgccaccggcgagGTGCTCCTCGGCACCCCGCAGGGCCGGGTCcagcgcggccgtcgcgttgCGGAGGCGCACCAGGAACTCTTCGGCGAGCTGTATGGTGAGGGACAtctgcagcgacggcgacgactcgacGGCAAAGGAGCCAACCGTCACGTCGGGCAGCTTCCAGTGCTTGAACGCCGCGCCCTGGTccgcctgcgcgagctcGTTCTTCACCATGTTGAAGACGCGCTGGTAcatgtcgaggaggcggacgtACGTGGACAGGACGAACATGGCGCTGCCGGGatccgcgccctcgagcgtgtTGTGTTCCTTGCCGGAGCTGGTCGCCGGGAACCGGTCGAGtatgtcggcgacgccgcgcgtGAGCTTGAACATCTCGTCGATAGGGAACCCGGTGCCGTCATCGCCCGCTCGTCCGTTGGGCAGCGACCCCTGCTGCTTGGGCAGGATGGACGCGAGATCCAACAGGCGGGAATTTATATCGGTTAGTTGCGCCATCCAGtgcgtcctcgacgtctctCGTCCCTGGTTTGATGCGTGGGCGACGTGCCTCAGAGCAATCTGCCTCGCCCTGTGCCTtggccgctggcgctggcgcctgTCGGACGTcccctgctcgccggcgcaaGGTCGTCTCCTCGGCGCAAACGTGGGAACTATGCGGTGAAACTGCGTTCCGTTGGCTGGCGTAAAGGCGGAGGGTGCAAGTTGCTGGAATGGGTCCGAAGACGaggccagctgctgctcccacGGCTCTGCAAAGGGGGAAGGGTTTTGAAATGCGTCCACGGGCCCAGGGAGGACAGACAAGGGATCCGTCTGCGGTGGCGTGAGGAAAGCTAGCTGCTCAAAATTGAAATTAAAGTCCCCGAGCTCGAGTCCGGCCTCGGATCCGACGACGGATTGGTGGCTGCTCGTGATATCCCCTGGCTGCGGATTTATCTGTGCTATATAGCCAGTCAGCCGGGCTCGACTCGGAACCTACCGACACAGTCGTGCAGCTCCAAGTGTACTGCACGGCCGCATCGAGAGTTGTGCGCGTGGGAGTAGGACAAGGTCCTTTCCGGAAACTTACACCCTTCAGTCTGGAGTAGGTCCAGGTCGCTCCCCGTTCTTCGTCTCTTTGGCGATCGCCGGCCTACCAGAGCCGCCTGCCCACCTACCACAGAAGTCGACGGGTGTGGTTGTTGACCCTGCAGGTGTTGTGGCGGCttctgttgctgctgttgctgctgtggaggctgatgctgatgctggctGTGTTGCTTCTGctgttgatgttgatgttgatgttggttttggtgttggtgttggtgttgctggtgctgcttcTTATACCGCAGAGATGGACTGGACTTGCACTCGGCGTGCAGTCTGACACAGCGTTCGCaggcttcgtcgccgacacgcTTGCAGCTCAACTTCTGGGAGTGACAGCGATCGCAGGCTTTCCTTATGACATTATCGGCCATTGTCATGGCCAGTTTTTCGGAGAAATGGAGGCAGACTTCGAGACATGGAGATGGTTTAAGAAGACGTTGCCGAAGGACCAGAGACACCTCAGGCATGCAAGCGGCCGCCTGTTGACTCTGTCGACTGCACGTCCTGGGAGCGGAGGCTCGTCTCCGTCATTGGCTCCGATGCCGTCCGCATTCGCGGACAGTATTCAGACCGCCGGCTCGACGCGCACAGAGGTGATGATTGCCAGCCGCAGAGGGCTGCCCACGCGATCAGCCTCCCCCGGTATCGATGTCGTGAACCGCGGCTCCCGGCCCGTCAAGGCTGAGGCGTCGGAGCCCCCCACGGCGAGCAATGACGACGAGTCGCCGTGACCGTTTTGCGTCTCGATGCGGATCCGTGCATGAGTCAAAGAACCGATCCTGCAGATGTTCGCGTAGCCAGCGTCGCCTAGCTCTCGTGTTGCAACTGTCAGGGCGGTTCCCGAGTGAGCGGCTGAGACACCATGCCCGAATGCCTTGGGGTTCGTCCCGACCCAGTGGGCCGGTCTTGTCACAATGCTCCGAAGTCAGGTACGCCGCGAGCGCATGGATGCTTCTCCGGCGGTGTGCTGCCCGTCCTGTGAGGCCGAGCCCTGCAGCTTTGTGCGCGTTGTTGCTGTCAATACTGATTCTTGGCGGTATGCCACCTTGGAAGGTGACTGCGATTCACGAGGCGCGCGAAGGTCAGTCTACACGTGGACCTGCCTGTTCCGTAGAAGCAGTGCAACATGAGCCGGTCGAGGGAAAGCTCAACAGCCTGAACTTGATCAGGGGCCGAGGCAATACCACAAAAAGCTCATACAGGCAGCGTCAAGCTAGACCAGCCAAGATCCCGCGCAAAAGGGGCAAGGGGCATACTGGTGGACTGGCTGCCCGTTGCCCCAGGAGCGCCGTTCATGACCACTGACCCGTATGCGGGTACGTGCAGTCGCGTGTGTCACTCGACCAGGATTCCAGGCCCGGTGCGACAGGTTCGGTCCATCTTGCTCAGGCTGACTTGCCGAAATAGAAGGTTTCGCCGTAAGTCTCTCTCCAGCAACCCTGTGCGGGAGAAGCAATGCATAGATGACGTGAATGTCGCTGGGTCTCCTCCTGCGTGCGAGAATGACGCACAGCTGCAGGTGAACGTTAGGGCAGCCCGTATAGTTTGGCTATCGTTGTCCAACCTAGGTCGGGGTTCATGGGTAGTCCTGGATCCGCTCTGCCAGGCCGTTCAGTGCCGACTCTCGTTCGGCCATGGCTCGGAAGTGGCCAACCTTGCGGCCCATGGCTTTTGGTAGCAGACAGTATTCCAGCTGGCTCTGTGAATCGACAATGACTCTATTCCTGGCGTTTGGATACCTCGTAGACTTTACCGCAGTGGTAATGAGTCCATGACCTGGAAACGCACATAGATGTTCTTATCAGGGGCACTTCGCGCCTCGTTCAGACACGACACCGGTGCCCTCACCTCAGCGAATGCTTTCCTGGTAGTGCAAGTGGACGGCGGATG
Above is a genomic segment from Purpureocillium takamizusanense chromosome 2, complete sequence containing:
- a CDS encoding uncharacterized protein (TransMembrane:1 (o50-74i)) — its product is MCSGQWLSRVVEFSSNHPKIRLSITHSYSCHLTSSSQEPLPPFLIWRVDFVQSGCCNAIVLSLFSFAFAVAALAMTVPLVCPQQPGGGDDDDDKAIPSLTYPPPSISAPAAPSTTNDQSVAANH
- a CDS encoding uncharacterized protein (COG:S~EggNog:ENOG503PEXZ); the encoded protein is MPEVSLVLRQRLLKPSPCLEVCLHFSEKLAMTMADNVIRKACDRCHSQKLSCKRVGDEACERCVRLHAECKSSPSLRYKKQHQQHQHQHQNQHQHQHQQQKQHSQHQHQPPQQQQQQQKPPQHLQGQQPHPSTSVVGGQAALVGRRSPKRRRTGSDLDLLQTEGSQINPQPGDITSSHQSVVGSEAGLELGDFNFNFEQLAFLTPPQTDPLSVLPGPVDAFQNPSPFAEPWEQQLASSSDPFQQLAPSAFTPANGTQFHRIVPTFAPRRRPCAGEQGTSDRRQRQRPRHRARQIALRHVAHASNQGRETSRTHWMAQLTDINSRLLDLASILPKQQGSLPNGRAGDDGTGFPIDEMFKLTRGVADILDRFPATSSGKEHNTLEGADPGSAMFVLSTYVRLLDMYQRVFNMVKNELAQADQGAAFKHWKLPDVTVGSFAVESSPSLQMSLTIQLAEEFLVRLRNATAALDPALRGAEEHLAGGGSGPGGDCSSMFSEVVDVSYCAVRAKEEKLARHLAQLRDEIEAFLDG